The genomic DNA CGTCCTCAACGTCGGCTTTTATGCCTACTTCGCGCCAATAAGCTACAGTGCCAATGCGGATCCGAATTCCGCTGAGTTCGACACACACCGTGGCTACGAAGCCGACCTATTGACAGCACTCGAAATGATGGAAGGCGTGGGGCTCTCTTTTTCCAGAACGGCTATCCCTGAATGGCCCGGCATCTGGCTCAAATCCGCCGAACCTGCGTATGATATGATCGGGGGTGGTATCACAATTCTCGATTCTCGGACGAAAGACGCTGTAGGCACACCACGGGTCGTCTTTACATCCGGGCATGTCAAATTTCGCCAATCCCTCCTCGTCCGCACCGAGGACGCTGAACGACTCGCTACGCATGCTGCTCTCACTGATGATGTACGCGTCGGTGTGCTTCCTGGCACCACCGGAGAAGCGCGTTTGCTGGAACTGACAGGACTTGTTGATGCCAACGGTGCACTCGCGGCGGGGGCAAGCATTGAGACCCCGCAGGGCACCGTTATTGCCGATGGCACAGCAGACTATAAAATTACTGCCGCCGAAATCTCCCCGAATTTGGTAGGTAGAAGCCATCTCGTCCCGCCTTCCGAAAACATGCCACAAGTTATCTATCTTGGAGGTGAACTTGGCGAATCGGAGCTGCTGGAAGCACTCGCTACAGGCAGTATTGACGCAGTCGCTCGGGGCGAAATCGGCAACCGGGATACTGTTCACACTTCTGGCAGAGCATTGGTTGTCACCGCTCTTGATGAAGCAGTCGAGTACGGCGGCTTTACGTTCGCCTTGGAAGATGCCGAATTGGCAGCATGCATTGATGAGAAAATCGACTACCTGACAGATAATGGAAACATCGGGTACGAGGAATGGTTGCAGGATCCTTCAGTATTTATAAACCGCGCCGCACTGTGGAACACCACACGGTAATCAGGGCTGTTTAGTTTTCCAATAATTTAGGTCCGGACGCCCGAACTTGTTCGGGAAAAGCGCGCTGTCCCGAATAAATTCGGGCATCCGGAACAAAGATCCCTCACATAAGTAAACTTATCCCTTAAAACTAAACGACCCGGCACAGTAATTGTCCCACTTGACTTAGAACTGA from Candidatus Poribacteria bacterium includes the following:
- a CDS encoding transporter substrate-binding domain-containing protein, encoding MRNILASTQGTTSDACTDGTRVLNVGFYAYFAPISYSANADPNSAEFDTHRGYEADLLTALEMMEGVGLSFSRTAIPEWPGIWLKSAEPAYDMIGGGITILDSRTKDAVGTPRVVFTSGHVKFRQSLLVRTEDAERLATHAALTDDVRVGVLPGTTGEARLLELTGLVDANGALAAGASIETPQGTVIADGTADYKITAAEISPNLVGRSHLVPPSENMPQVIYLGGELGESELLEALATGSIDAVARGEIGNRDTVHTSGRALVVTALDEAVEYGGFTFALEDAELAACIDEKIDYLTDNGNIGYEEWLQDPSVFINRAALWNTTR